ACTCGTCCCACACTCacatgaaaatggcacaaatcaagtcggccTCGACGAGTATTGCCAagaacaaaaaagaagaaggaAGACATTTTGAAAGACGTGAAGTTAGCTGGAAATAACCTGACTGTACTGATAgcggaatattattttaataattataacgaTTAGCAGTTTTAATTCTATATAATAATCATAGCTTGAAAACATTTGTGAGTTAATTGATAAGATTAATAGTTAATTTAGCGGCTATAAGGTaagtttgaaaatattttcgATCTTTGTTAGAGGTATGATTAACCTGAAGTTAGCATACAATCGGTCATATGTCTTGGGCTGGGGTTGTAAATGTCAAAAACAAAATCTAACCTCTACTGCGTTGTTATTGACCGCGTGAGATTTTAGTGCAAAAGTTAAATAATTAGTAAAAATAGTGTATATATAATCAGTAATAATGGGCAAAGTAAGATCAGCCCCGGGGGCTCCCCGGAAACAAGGCTTTAACAAATCTGGGCACTCTATGAACCCAGATAGACCGACGGAAGGTTTGAAAGCTGTTGGGAACCCCAGAACAAAAGGAACGATCAAGAGGTTGCAGATGTACCGGAATTTTAAAGCCAAAAGAGATAAAACTGGAAAAATTTTGAGTCCTGCTCCTTTCCAAGGTTGGTTGCCTTCAGGTACACGAGCTCGCGTGGAACCTAACCAAAAATGGTTTGGCAATTCTCGTGTAATTTCGCAAAATGCTCTACAAAAATTTCAAGAAGAGTTTGGAGCAGCAATCAAGAACCCGTATCAAGTTGTGATGAAACCTACAGACTTGCCTATATCACTACTTAATGAGAAAGCAAAGAATGCTAGAGTCCATTTGCTAGATACAGAAGGCTTCGATAAAACTTTCGGGCCTAAGAAACAGAGAAAGAGAGTCAATTTAAAGTTTGGTGATTTACAATCACTGTCAAAAGCAGTCGAAGAAAATGTAGAAAAGTATGATGAGAATAAAGATATAGACAGAGTGAGGGAAGATACAGGAGTCAAAGAAGGTCAAAGGGACTGGGTGTTTGGTGCTGGGATGAGTCGTCGTATATGGAATGAGCTGTACAAAGTAATTGATTCATCAGATGTCTTGTTACAAGTCCTCGATGCCCGTGACCCCATGGGCACAAGAAGTCCATACGTTGAAAAGTTTTTGAGAGATGAGAAGCCacataaacatttaattttcattctGAACAAAGTTGATTTGGTACCTAACTGGGTAACACAGCGATGGGTTGCTATATTGAGCGCTGAATATCCTACAGTTGCTTTCCATGCCTCCCTGACACATCCATTCGGAAAAGGTTCACTTATCAACCTACTCCGACAGTTTGCTAAACTACACATAGACAAAAAGCAAATCAGTGTAGGTTTTATTGGATACCCAAACGTTGGTAAATCTTCTGTTATTAATACATTGAGATCCAAGAAGGTTTGCAAAGTGGCACCAATTGCTGGAGAAACAAAAGTCTGGCAATACATTACTTTAATGAAAAGGATATACTTGATTGATTGTCCTGGAATAGTTTATCCTTCTGCAGAAACAGATACTGAGAAGGTATTGAAAGGAGTTGTGAGAGTAGAGCTAGTACAAAATCCTGATGATTATATTGAAGAAGTCATCAAAAGAGTGAGGAAAGAATATTTGATCAAGACATACAAAGTTGATGGATGGGATACAGCAACAGAATTTTTGGAGAAACTTGCTGCTCGGACTGGGAAATTGTTGAAAAAGGGTGAGCCAGATGTCAATCAAGTTGCAAGAATGGTTCTCAATGACTGGCAGAGAGGTAAACTTCCCTTCTATGTGGCACCTGAAGGTTTTCAAGTACCTTTATCAAAACAACAAAATGAAGATGAAATAAAGGTAGTAAAAACAACCACTGAAGAAACAAACAAAGAGGTTGCAGCTGATACTCCACAAACAGAAGTAGAAGATGTACCTGAGAAGCCAACTATGACTGTTAATAAATTGGTAATAGCTCAAGACTTTGCTAAAATTAGAGTAGGTCTACAGTTTGACAATGAAGATGATGTTAAACCACTAAAGGAATCCAAAATACCTGATGAACTTAAAGGAATTGATGAACAAAATGAGGAAGATGAAAAACCAAAAGAGGATGATGAGTCAGAAACAGATGATGAAGCCCAGGATAAAACTCAAGAAGATAATGATGATTCTTCAGATATAAGTGATTTCTACAGTAATGATGAAGCTGAATGCAGTGATGTGGAAGACCATTTGACACATGACGTTAATACAATTAAAGACTTGAAACGGAAAAGGCTTGAGGCTGCCAGTGGAGCATTCATTGTTGATGAGATACCTACTAAAGCAAAGAAACATAATGCCAGTGAGAATGTAAAGGTGGgaaagaaaatgactgccaagcAGAGGAGAGCAGTAGAAAGGGCACAGAGGCGGACCAAGACAGGAAGCAACTTTTATGAAGTTGCTAATGTTAAAAATAGGAATAGAAATAAGAAAAAACCTGTGTAAAAtttgtttcaaataaataaattattttaaaacattttttttatttaccttactttattgttttgaaGTCTGCAGCTGGAATACTCTATTGTAGGTaactacatttttaatttttattttgacctTTGTATTTGCCAGAAGAGTTTTTGAAAGTTAGTCTTTGTTAATAATTAATGTGTAGGATACTTGGTAATggtaatttttttacaacataaaaGTTTTCTTTCTTACCTGGGTTTTTATTAGGGCGCTGATAAAAGTACCTGTACATAACTACGTATGTAAAGGGCATGGCTTGCGCCTCACGAAGGAAGAGCTAATAGTTTATTTAATTCACATTTTACTTGTACTTTTACAAACGACGGCATTGTAACATTATTTTGCCTTTCGGTTTGCAGCAGGCGTTTGGCTGTTATTGATTAGTAAGCGTATTTTGTATTCCCTTAATACTATctaaaaatactattattttttcatagatGTCATCCGGCAGTGAGAGTGATGACGACTACGTACCTGGAGAACCTGAGCAGCTTTCTGAAGAAGAATCTGCCGACGACGAAACCGACTTACAGTACGAAAAAGAAGTAGAACACAAAGCTAAAAAACGAAAAACAGCTGCAGCAGCAAAAACTACAAAGAAAAGGAAAACAAGAAACGGTACAAAGGAACCTACTCCTGAGCCGGAAGAAAAGAAAGTCGAGCAGCCTGAACAAATTGATCCTGTGgacgagaaaaaaaaagaagacgACTTATGGGCTAAATTTCTAGAAGGAACAGACTCCAAACCCAAACCCACCGCAAATGTATCGAGTACAAATAATGAAACAGTTAAACCGGTAGTAGATAAAGCAAAACCTGAGACAAAGGTTGAAAATACAAATGATGATAAAGCGAGAGAGAAACTAATATTTGAATTTGCTGGGGAAACTATTGTCGTAGAAAACAACGTCATAAAAGAGAAGATAAAAACTGCTGAAGCTCCCGCCTCAGGTGAGTTTAAGTTAAATCTATagctaaatcatcatcatcatttcagccataggacgtccactgctaaacagaggcctcccccaatgctttccacgttgatcgattggtagcggcctgcgtccagcacttccctgctacctttacgatgtcgtcggtccactttgtacgtggacgtcccacgctgcgttttccggtacgcggtctccattccagaaccttgctgcctaaATAGCTAAATAGGatataagttttattttgtaaaccaTTTGCATTCACTTTACTGTGCCTCGTCGGACAATACCTACCCCttatcaatattttctaagCGCAAAAGTCGGGGGTTGTTAATTGACTTATATTCCTGATCTTATACCTTATTAATTAATCTAATTTTGTTGTTTTCAGCAAAGATTCAAGTTGGGTCGTCATCTCGCGGGTCGTCGGGTCTGTCCGGTGTACTCGGGCAACTCAACAAGAAAGACAAATTATCCACCTTAGAGAAATCGAAGCTTGATTGGACTACATACAAACAACAAGAGGGGCTTGATGAAGAAATTCAAAGTCACAATAAAGGGAAATCGGGGTAAGTTACTTAATTTGTTTTTGATTCACAAGTGGTTCTTTCCTGTCATCACGCGGATAGGAAAaacatgaaataataaaatgcgGGTAGCCGCATGTGAATCAGCGGGGCTATTCCGAAAAACGTAATTCGAGAtaccagcatgagcgacggtaaCAGATAGACCTGAAACAACGTAAACAGCTTTTCGGAGTAGCCCCCCAGATCCGCACGCGTgccgaaatccgcatcacaggaaaaaggcTCTAAAGATGTCGTATAGTAGAATTGTCATTTAATTTGTAGATCTAGGTAATACAAGGTGGGTAGTTCCACGAATACTAGTTTGCAGAAATAGTTTGCTAAAGGAGCAATTGTTTTTAATTGCAGTTATTTGGACCGTCGAGATTTCCTGGAACGGGCAGATCTCCGTCAGTACGAAATTGAGCGTGATCTGAGACTCAGTCGACGAAGCAATCGGTAGGACGCCGAACCAACGAGGGCTTGGCTCAATTACTCGTAAATATTCGTTAGCGACAACTTTCAACGTCTGATTAAATGATTGTTAAATGTTAATTGCATTAATTGTGACTGATTTAATCTGACTTATTAAGCCATTTGTTACAATactgaataattttgtacaACGATTATTTGTGTAGTGCATACAGTGAGCGCCCCTAGTGGTGGTTAATTGAACTTTTGTTCGTCTCATGATACTcgtcaataaaaattaagtttAGGTACATGTTCATGTAACTATGTGAATCTTTAATAAAAGTCGCTCTCAATAATAAACACGTTTACGTaacaatgtttttcttttcataCCCAAAATGCATATTTCATTGTATGAAGCAATCATCTCAGAAACGGTCATTGGGTCATTGACAATAGGTACATCTAAGGCCATTGTCTTGTTATGTGTTATGTTGCGGTACGAGTAGCTCAAAATacttcataaattattttaatgcagatttattCAATACCTAGGTGTAAACACAGTTTCCAAAAATACATCTTGCACAATAGATTACGAAATTAATCTTAAATTTTGAATTACCTAACATTTTTCacctaaataattatttaattaaaaatacattttgagcTAATGAACATGAAATTATTTTTGGGCTAAAATACACCTATATctacagtttatttttaatacataatacagTATAAagaattgaaatattatttaaaaacattgtTATCTAGGTTTAATAAAAACAAGCAGGTCCGGAGCTGTTTTCACACGGCTATCCGCTCTACGTCCGAGATCAAAGTGCGTCAATGTGGCAAGTAATACATTGGGTCAACAGTATCAAACAGACGCAAGGTCCATTTCATCCATTCTTCCCAATCACGTCAATGAGGACGGCTCGCTGGCAATCAATTTCAATCTGGCCAATGCGAGAACCGCCCATTTGGTGCGCTGCATGATTTGCACACGTTGTGCTAATCAAGCACTAAACGTTCCGCGGCCTCGGTGTCGCGTAGCAGTACTGAATTTGTGTCTGCACTCGAGTCATGACGTTATGCTCGTTTTAGGACATTCAGTAATAAAGTTTACAACCGAGAATAAGTGTTTTGTGATTGTGCTCAAGTGTCTGTATATAGCATGACCGCGTACGGAAGGTGGACGCTGTATGATGGAGGAATGGACGGGGTGCAGGTCAGTTTAGAATAACTTTCTTTTGTcctagacatgataaaaatgatcGCTCCTATGCTAAGGCCATAGAGATGATTTTTGAACAATTAATACATTGGTGCAGTTGAGAAATTGTTTTTtgattaggtaggtatagcCTAACAGCTATGATGCAAGTAAGCAATAATCGTTGCACGTGCAAGTTTATCGATTAGAAATAGTCACAATCGGACTTACTCATAGTAATATGCAGTCTAATTTTTATTTGTCTAGTAACTAGAAGTCTCGTTCACATTAAGGTGCTTTGTtcgtacttaggtacttataccAACAAAATTTACTTACCACGACTATAgatgttaaaataacaaaaaattataGTCATCTATAGGTATaacggaaaacgtagcgtgggcagggcAGGATCGGACTTCGTGGaattccttgggggaggcctttgtccagcagtggacgtctttcggctgaaacgaacgaacgaacgataggtattttatagaaatattttttgtctgAAATAACTAAGTAGATTATAAAGTATCGTTACCAACCTAGCTGTGTAAGTTAACGCTCTACCTTACGGGTTCAGGTACAGTCTTGACAGATAGAGCCTATTTTTTACCGGGAATGAGTATACACAGCCTTATGGGATGCCCTGTAGAGTCGTTCTGTGGCCTACATTAATCTTAGTAGTCGTTGGCAAAGACACATAGGTTTTAATATTTCCTGGGGGCGGTATGCTGTGTGTAAGGTAGGACGAACAAATACTTGTAGAGTCGCATGTAGTGTAAATGGTTTACATTGAGATATACTCATATCGTAATTTAAAGTcataacatacctacttattagttATTCGTATCGTAAGAtagagttatttatttattttaaaatctttattgcacacataacaaacagtggtacaacaggcgagtTAGTCAAAGTCGTAGAAGATGAACATAAAAAAGAGagcctacctacttacttgtaacttttttttttacttacaatAAGTCTTACTGATCTGAAGATGTAATCTTACGTGATCTCTTACATCATCTATCATATTAATGGCAATAACATATTTATTAACATTTGCTGTGACGTGCctcataaaaatgtatttaggcGCGCTGATTTCTGGAGCTTTGACACGCCAGCTTTGATCTGTACCTATTCATTGCTCAACTCCGCAATACCTCCGAGATGTCGGGAATAAAACAGGAATAAGATAATAACTAAGAAGGTACATTTCAGCGTATTTTGAGCCGTAATTTAAAATTGGATTAAGGGAGGTACTACCAAGTGCAATATAAACCTCCATGGGTTAGTGGTTAGAGTTGGATTTTCGAGCCGGAAGTCCTGGGTTGGGTTCGATTCAAAAGCCCAAGTGGGGCACACACATTGCAAAAAATCTttatgtattgtttttatttgtgtaaGGACTTTAATATTCATGTAGGTCTAATCAACCTGATTGTGTTTAGAGCGTCTTCGGTCCAATTAGGCCATGTCAGACGCCAATTGCGGCTCGTGACTGACACCAGAGTTGTGACCTCCATTGTATAAGCCTACATGAATACAtgatagaagaagaaaaagtgGTTATTTGGTTAAATTAACGCGAATTAAGTGGGATGCGATGCTAACGCCCACCATACCCTCTGGGGAAGCTCGGATACCAACATGAgaggtgagttactatccgattTTCTTCTATCTAACTGTCTACAGGTGCTGAACAATGGCCACACGCCAACATTCGTAACAAAAACCAGACAGGAAGTAATAGATATAACATTCGCAACagaaaatgtgtcaaaatgtaTAACAAAATGGCACGTCAGCAGCGAAAACTCAATGTCTGATCATAGACATATACGTTTTGATATTTCAGGGCTGGTAGAAGCTCAATATCCAAGAGTAAGAAATCCAAAAGACACCTCCTGGGATATGTATATAACCCTGCTCAGTGAGAATCTAAAGGATATACCCAAAACTATCAAAACACCGGACTCTCTTAATGCCGCGGTCAAAATGCTCAATAATGGCATAATCAATGCCTACGAACGAAGCTGCCccgaaaaagaagtaaaatctAACAAATCACCAATGTGATGGAACAAGAAGCTAGAAAAGCTCAGAGCCATCACACGTCGTATATTCAACCGTGCCAAACCGTGCGACTGGGACAAGTACGGAAAGGCCCTAACAGAATATAACAAACAAATCAGAAAAGCCAAAAGAGCCTCTTGGCGACGCTTCTGTGAAGAAATTGCACAAACTAACAAAGGAGCAAGAATTCACAAAATCCTCGCTAAGACCCCAAACAACTATCTTGGACTACTAAAGAAGCCAGATAACTCATTTACGAACACCGAGATGGAGACTCTCGATTTCCTTAGGTCTTCACACTTTCCGGGTTCGTACCAAATCAATACACAAAGCAATACCCAAAGGAATGATGAACTCCATAGGGCTAAATGCTCAGACTGGAATAAGGCCACCAATATCTTTAGGCCTAACCAGATTAGATGGGCTTTGGAAAAGTTTAAACCATTTAAATCAGCGGGAGAAGATGGCATCTTTCCTGCTCTTCTACAAAAAGGTAATAACTTACTTCTCCCGCATCTGGTAAAAATATTCAGAGCAAGTTACGCCTGGGGCATTATACCAGAACCATGGAATTGGGTCAAAGTTCGTTTTATACCCAAAACGGGGAAAAGGGACTACTCACAACCCAAATCCTTCAGACCCATAAGTCTAACATCCTTCCTGATGAAGGCCATGGAAAGGATAATAGACCAGCACATTAGAGCCAAATACTTAGTGAAAAGACCACTAAGCATCAACCAACATGCATACCAAAAGGGAAAATCTACTGAAACAGCCCTGCTCGATCTGGTCGATAAGGTGCAAAAATCCCTAGAGGATAAGCAAACGGCCCTATGTGCTTTTCTCGATGTTGAAGGTGCATTTGACAATACCCCTATTGAAACCATTCTAAAAGGAATGGAGGCAAAAGGGATTGATACAAGCACCATCAGATGGGTAAAAAACATGCTCTCCAACCGAGTAGTAAACATAACCCTCAATGCTGCAAAGCTTGAATTTCTTGCCACAAGAGGATGTCCACAAGGAGGCGTACTATCCCCACTTTTATGGACACTAGCAGTAGATCAACTTCTTACTAAGATGGCAGAAAAAGACTATGATGCTCAAGGCTATGCTGATGACCTAGTGGTTATCATCAGAGGTCCCTGCCTGAGCACAATTTCAAGTCTAATGCAAGGCGCTCTCAACACCATAAGTAGGTGGTGTAGAGAAAACGAATTATCTATTAATGTGGATAAAACAGTGATAATACCATTCACGAGGAAGAGAAAACTGGAAAAATTGGCAAATCTGCAGTTAAACGGAAAAACTCTCCTCTCTCAAGCGAAACCAAGTATCTAGGGGTAACTTTTGACCAAAAGCTTACTTGGAATTCGCACCTAAACAACATCATTCAAAAAGCCAAAATGGCTCTGTGGAGTTGTTGTCGAATGGCAGGGTCAAGATGGGAACTAAAACCCGCAATCGCCCTATGGCTGTACACATCCTCGTCCACCACATCCACAGGTCTCACGACCGATAATAACCTATGCCTCTGCCGTCTGGTGCAGCAAGGTCAACCAAATGACAACAATACAGAAACTGAGCAGCAGCTAGCCTGCATCACAGCAACCGGAGCACTATCAACGACACCAGGGGCTGCA
The DNA window shown above is from Ostrinia nubilalis chromosome 13, ilOstNubi1.1, whole genome shotgun sequence and carries:
- the LOC135077626 gene encoding nucleolar GTP-binding protein 2 — its product is MGKVRSAPGAPRKQGFNKSGHSMNPDRPTEGLKAVGNPRTKGTIKRLQMYRNFKAKRDKTGKILSPAPFQGWLPSGTRARVEPNQKWFGNSRVISQNALQKFQEEFGAAIKNPYQVVMKPTDLPISLLNEKAKNARVHLLDTEGFDKTFGPKKQRKRVNLKFGDLQSLSKAVEENVEKYDENKDIDRVREDTGVKEGQRDWVFGAGMSRRIWNELYKVIDSSDVLLQVLDARDPMGTRSPYVEKFLRDEKPHKHLIFILNKVDLVPNWVTQRWVAILSAEYPTVAFHASLTHPFGKGSLINLLRQFAKLHIDKKQISVGFIGYPNVGKSSVINTLRSKKVCKVAPIAGETKVWQYITLMKRIYLIDCPGIVYPSAETDTEKVLKGVVRVELVQNPDDYIEEVIKRVRKEYLIKTYKVDGWDTATEFLEKLAARTGKLLKKGEPDVNQVARMVLNDWQRGKLPFYVAPEGFQVPLSKQQNEDEIKVVKTTTEETNKEVAADTPQTEVEDVPEKPTMTVNKLVIAQDFAKIRVGLQFDNEDDVKPLKESKIPDELKGIDEQNEEDEKPKEDDESETDDEAQDKTQEDNDDSSDISDFYSNDEAECSDVEDHLTHDVNTIKDLKRKRLEAASGAFIVDEIPTKAKKHNASENVKVGKKMTAKQRRAVERAQRRTKTGSNFYEVANMSSGSESDDDYVPGEPEQLSEEESADDETDLQYEKEVEHKAKKRKTAAAAKTTKKRKTRNGTKEPTPEPEEKKVEQPEQIDPVDEKKKEDDLWAKFLEGTDSKPKPTANVSSTNNETVKPVVDKAKPETKVENTNDDKAREKLIFEFAGETIVVENNVIKEKIKTAEAPASAKIQVGSSSRGSSGLSGVLGQLNKKDKLSTLEKSKLDWTTYKQQEGLDEEIQSHNKGKSGYLDRRDFLERADLRQYEIERDLRLSRRSNR